In Phragmites australis chromosome 18, lpPhrAust1.1, whole genome shotgun sequence, the genomic window TCGAGCCTCGTTGCCGCTGCTCGCGGCAACCACCGAAGGGGTCACGGCGccacgccgccgcctctggcggAGCCGCAAGGCTCTGGACCATGCCACCCCTCGGAGGAGCCGTCGACTCCACCTTCAGTCACCTCCATGGAGCTCCAAACCACACCGTCTCAGTCGAACCTCACTGTGGCTACCCGCTGAAGGAgtcgcggactgcctcccttCGTCTCTTCGTCGACTTCGCCTTCGGTTCTCGCCGCGGTGCTCCGGATGACTCCGCCTCTGTCGAGCCTCGCCGCAGCTACCCATTGACGGAGTTGCGgattgcctccctcagcctcgacatTGACTTCGGCCCCGTTTCTGTCGAACCCCGCCGCAGAGATGCTTCAGGTGGCGCTACTCCATCGAGCTATGCCACTGACACCATGTGAAGCCTCGGGCCGCTTGACACCATCAGCGTCACAACGAGCTTCGCACTGCCACCCCTGACGTGTGCCGTTACGAGGCTTGGTGCTGCATGAAGCCTTCGGAAATTACACCGAGTTTGCTAATGACTACCCTGGAGCTCTCGACCCCCAAGAGGTAGAGGTAAGATATGTTGCATCCACTTGCCCCTCAAGACCTCGGGGCTCGTAGATGAGGGGTGCTGTTGGGGAAAATGCCTTACCCCCAGGGTATCGATTAAATGCAACGCATAGGGAATAATGTAATAATACGAAGGCAAGACTGCCCCCGTGATCCAAGGATAATTGACTATAATGTCCTCTGGTCATGTGGCAGAGCTGGCCTCAGTGTAAAATTCTAGGGGCAAAAGTGGTATTCGCCGCGTTCCTCATGTATAAAAGAAGCTCCCAGAGGACAAGGAAGGGGGGCTGGAGGGACTCGACTTTTTTGACTCAATCCACAGACTCTCTTCCTCTAGCACTTTCCTTCCTTTTGGCTCAGTGTTCTTCTCCaaacttgagcccccttgttaGGAGAGGCTCTCGCTGTGCTGTCCGGGCCCCAACATTCCATAATATCCCTATGTTCCTAAGTAGCAAAAGAGTTTTCATGATTTGGAGATAACTTCACATCAGTTTATCCTACATATACCCTTCCTATATCGGTATAGTTTACAATGTAACTTATTACTATGGATTATCGTAACACACAATCCCATAGCAGTATGTTACGTAATGAAAGGGGATCATGGTATGTATGCACCTTGCATGTTATTCATCTAATCGACTATATATCGTTAGGTGGTGAATATATAATCTATTGTATGTCGTGAAGAGAAAAGTAATCATATACATGGTCAATTAAACAGACATTTAGGTGAAGTATTTGTAAATAGGTCGTACATATATGTTACCTGTAAATATAGTCTAAGCAATCCTCAATTTCACTTGTGAAGTCCCTCGATATGCCCAACCTCGTCAACCGATCGACCGCCCATAAGCGTTCGTACACATCCAGAGAGTAGATACAGGGCACTGAAAACATAATATATAAAGGTGTAAGTAAACATTAAGTGTGCTTCTTTTTTAGAGCGGACAGTGCGAGTTGAGTTCGTGCGCCgggagaggaagaaaggagaAACAAGGAGACGTGCCCTGGAGAAGAAATGTGTTTGCGAGTTTGTATGGTCTATCTACTCAGGGATTTGCTCGACGCTTCGACATAGAGGGATGTAGttcgcatgcatgcatattgATAGAGACTTGGACTCCAACATTCTGTTGACGATAACATGAATCAGCCCACCGCACTCCATGCCGCGCCGCCGGGCCAATACTACTTTCTAAGGCTTTGTTTGGATGGCCCAAATACGACTCAGATCCAGGCCCAAAATTTTTGGGCATGTCCAACATTGGGCCATCAAGGCAACTCCATGCATAAGTACATTCCTTTTTACCAATTTCAACATATCAGGAACGTTTAGTTgacagagttttttttatattttctaacataaataattaaataaatagatatccgagaaaaatatttaaaaaataaacccTACCGTCCTCTCATCTCTCATAAAACGGTTAGCCTCTTGGGCAGTAAGCAGAGAGGCGGTCAGCCcgtcggatgaacagtactcggcagGAGTACcaattcatttttttattttctctttttaaaatagtggtcttctgttgcttcaaaaattttaaaacttttttacatatttcataatccatgtgcaacctattttaattggattcatccaaaaaCCCTGCGTAgaatttgaactaaaattctccaaaaaatactacttttataacttgtaacaattattaggacctcaaataaatttaaaaaatcttgaaaaattcactaataatCTTCTTAtttgatggaataatttctaaaattatttccagcctaggttatatagtgaaaaagtgagttactttgtaatactctatttatatatatttttatcatttcatgtatttaatttgaattcaacaaAAATGCAAACGTATACAAATGGGTtgaatttttatcattttttatatgtttgattttttttgaatttaaattgaattaaaagaaaaatatcacatgaaatgataaaaatgcatataaatagagcattacaaatgagctcacttcatcaccatataacctagggttggaaattaTTCCATAACATAAGAAGattattagtgaattttcttagatttttgaaaatttatttgaggtcttaacaattgttagaagttataaaagtagcattttttgGAGATTTTAGTTCAAATTCTACCCAGggtttttaggtgaatccaattaaaatggttttcatatggattatgaaatacgtacaaaaagttttaggatttttgaagTAACAGAAGACTACTATTTTAAATAGAGGCGGTAAGGACGCCAGCTCGCATGGTGGACTGCTTACCGCTCTCTCAGGGGCCGGTAAGAGCCTAACCGCCTCATGAGAGGGCGGTAGatgtctattttttaaatatttttatcgagcgtctatttatttaattatttatgttagaaaacataaaaataaaaaaactctagttGACACACAAGCAAGTTTCCGTAAATTCCCCAAAAGGTTGTTTCGATGGCCCAAACGTGACCCATATCAAGGCCCAAAAGAACTAGTTTTGGTCAGGATTGGGCCATCCAAGCAACTTTCACTGTGTTCTTGTTGACTAATTTTGCCAGGGAATATACTATGTGCAAATGCCACAAATGCTGAATCCCAAGAATTTAAACAAACACATAATAAAAATTTCAAACAATAGTACTAAGTAAAAAAAGGATGTGTTGTGACCACATGTAAAATTCCAACTTCAAACTCATGTATTTTGCAAGGACAAAATAGACAACTTGGTTGCGTAGTTCTGTCCAAAACTTAGTTTTACTATTCAAAACACCGTTCGTTGTTGACTATttatgttaattttttttcacgctTTAACAAAACACCCCTTCTGAAAATTGTGCATGTGAATCAACAAAGTTTTACCTCCGCCATTGAACTTTTGGATGATTCCATCAAGGTACTCGAAGCATTTCTTGTCTCCTGTTTGCTTGAGACCAGTGGCTGTTACAGCAGGTGAGCAACGAAAGGACCCATCGAGACACCGGAGCTTAAGGAGCTTTTCCCGGTCCAAGTCTACCATTCGCTCTATGATGTGAAGTAGAGTCGTTGGCATAGCGTGTAGCACATCTCTAGGAATCCTAAAATTTGAGAGAGTCAGCTGATTGATTGATTGCACATAGACTActgaatctaaaaaaaaaaaatgtaaaatgttTTGTACTCCTTCTGTCCACAATTGTAGATCGTTTTGACATTTATAGTTCCAATGCAAAACACTGATTATAAAATTAGATTACAATGCATTTCTGCAAGATAAATCTAATAACAATATTTTTGTATACTTATTGCATGTACTTTCGCACATACTAGTAATCAAAGACATGGTTGGCTGTGCAAATCTCATAACTGCTAGTGAGACGCTCAATACAATTAAACAAGTGTACTTTTTTTGTCAACCCATGTTTTTTCTAACGAATGCTATTTCAAACTTGCAAAAGGCTTAAATTGTGGTCTATTTAAATTGGAAAGGAGGATCTCAAAAACGAAAGAAGATGACGGCAGAGGCATACAATAGATCTCAAGGGATGAGCTCCAGCGGTGCAAAGTTTGACTGACGAGGGTTCAATAAAGAAGAAGACTGTAATACACTATTATGCATTTCCTAAAGATGAACTCTAGTCCAAAAAAGAAACTATGTTTTCTTTTGCTctattttacttttgatttattGACCTTGATACATATCAGCTGGCCACTTTGTGTTTCAAGATGGCATTCTGCcatttcttttgtttcctttcgTTTTTAGTACCGTTGGTTAGAAACTCTATAGCGCAAAACAATTTGGTTTCACCAACGAAATCAGGAGGAATccttttttcaaacaaaaacaTAGTAAAAATCTAGTTAGATCCGCGAGTAACCATTTAATCCCTAAACATTATAAGCCGGTTCGGTGCTGGTGGCAACGAAATGACTATAAATAAACCTTGCATCACATGATGATGAGGAAATAGTCGAAGGGGCCATGACCTATGATTTCTCTATAGAGCGAAATGGACtttattctttaaatataaatcCATCTATTGTGCATGGCATgcttaaaattttccaaaagaAAACGAATAGGTTTACGCTACATACTTAGCGAGCTTTCTGTTTCTCTGGGCATATATCGCTTCCAAGGCTGGCTCATCATAAGGGATGTCCAGATCCAGGTCCTTGGCCATTTCTAGGAGTGAGGGGAAGGCAATCTCGAATCCAACTAGCATACAATCCTCTTCCTCGTCGGCCAACCTCCACATATTTTCTTGGATAAACAACAAacctacaacaacaacaaccaaaagCTTATCATTGCTTAAAATAGCATAGTAAATCCTAAAACAAACAAGTTGATAGTGATATATATCCACTCGAAGAAACAATGGAGAAGTTTGACCTAAGCAAATAATCCAGTGATATACCTCTCTCGCATTTGTCGGTGTGGATGTTCCAAGACGTCAACGCCACAACACATGCTAGGGTGCTGATGATCCGGTCACTGAACATGAAGAAGTCGTCATCACCCCACGAACCATCTGGTAGCTGATTTTGGATGATCCAGTCGATGCCCGATGGGAACTGCGGCCCATCACCCCCATCTAGGTTCTTGAGAAGGGCGACCATCGCCATGTCATAGGCTGAAATACTACTCTCACCCTCTCCGATTGACCTCAATGCTGCTCTGATGGCATCGATCATGCTTGTCGTCTCGCTTGGTTCATCCTTGAGGTAGATTTTTTTTGGGTTTTATCAGCGTCTAGTATGTTCTTTAATTTGTATACAAATGATCAATCCGCTCAGCGTGAGTTTATATGTATACACACCGTGTGTCTACGACGTCCATCAACTGCCCGTTCGTATGCTTCTCCTGACTCCGGGTACGGGGATTTGCTTATTAGCATGGGCCCTGAAAATCAGGCATGCATGGAAGGTGAAAATGTTATGTACATGAAAATCGTATACTAAAAGACGAACACATGAACCACTGTCATATTTAGTTACTACTGTCCTTTTACATGGTTTTAAGAACTATAACCTATATATGTAATGCATGACCTTTGGACATTAATTGTATGtcatgctcttgatagactACATGCGTTTAGGTCAGAATTGAAGATGGATAAGTCATGACTACCACATGATCTACGGCGAGCGTGTAGGTGTAGGAAAGGTCGTCGCCATGGCTGGGCGCCGGCCGTCGGCTGGCCGAGCAAGGGAACGTGCAGGAGTGCTGCAGTAAACGCCGGCATCCTCCGTGCTCTCTCTCTATatttcactctctccctctctcttaaTCACTCTTGTAGACCTATTAGATATTGGTTGAGTGATGAGCTCCTACTTGCCACCATCCTTCTGTATTTATAAGCTCAAGGTGTGGAACCGTGTACGTGTTACTAATTGACAAGTACAAGTAGTAATGAGTCCGGCCGACAGGTTTGAATTCCTTCCTACTTTGGACCTTTGGTATTGCACCACGAGGTTGTTCTGGGTGCCGTTTGCCCATCTTCTGGGAATCGTCTTTCCCTCTTCTCCAACTCCGGTAGTTTATAAACTATGGTGGCAAATAAGCAAGTAGAGTTTtcacatataagaaaaatatgtttgttGAATGGCATATAAATAGATCTGGTGTTTTTCAGTGATAAATAAGCCATTTCTCACTACGGGAAACGTGAGCAATTTATTAAAAGAGATATTGCCCTGGAACAGTTTCCACTAAACCTATGAGTGCATTGATGAAACCAGAGGATCTAAATTATAGTTCCCTGTTACACCTAAAAGAAGGAAAATGCTTCACGTCCGACTGTTTTCGTACGACCGTGGTGCGACTAGTGCATTTGCACGTGCTGTGCAAGTGGGACAAAACAGTCGGACGCACAGCAGTGTTCCTAAAAGAAAGAGGTAGGTGTTTCAATTCATGCGTGCATTTACTTGGTCTGGAATGAATTGAAGTACAAGCTTGTCATATAATTCCAGTGAGCAATTCATATCCCACTCTGACCAGTTAAGTAGTTTTCTTGTTCACGTGGTGGAGTAAGTAATTGAtaatgccttttctttttgcatACAGCACTTGCAAAACCTTTGTTATGTGGCCATGCATGCAGTTTTTAACTGCTCTTGAAATAAAATGATATGCTGGACACGGAAAGTGACATATTGAGACTGAGGCCCAACATCCATTAGTTCCAGCAGAGCTAATAAGTACCAATCCATGTAGCAAGACAAATGTCAAAAAACATGCCTGGAAACACCACACATCGTTCACAAGTCCAAGTCACGACTGACAATGATACAACGGATTTGTCCACAACTGACAATGATCCATGcatcatatattcatatatatgacCATTCAAACTGAAAGATCAAGCACGGGTCTGAAGATGACGTGACAGCATACAATATTCATGCATGCCACCCAAGGTCGCCGAGGCCGCTGGCCGTGAGCCTGTTACATC contains:
- the LOC133899652 gene encoding syn-copalyl diphosphate synthase, chloroplastic-like: MPAFTAALLHVPLLGQPTAGAQPWRRPFLHLHARRRSCGPMLISKSPYPESGEAYERAVDGRRRHTDEPSETTSMIDAIRAALRSIGEGESSISAYDMAMVALLKNLDGGDGPQFPSGIDWIIQNQLPDGSWGDDDFFMFSDRIISTLACVVALTSWNIHTDKCERGLLFIQENMWRLADEEEDCMLVGFEIAFPSLLEMAKDLDLDIPYDEPALEAIYAQRNRKLAKIPRDVLHAMPTTLLHIIERMVDLDREKLLKLRCLDGSFRCSPAVTATGLKQTGDKKCFEYLDGIIQKFNGGVPCIYSLDVYERLWAVDRLTRLGISRDFTSEIEDCLDYIYRHWTPEGLGHTKNCPVKDIDDTATTTTATMLQADKEVFGFEQYMASKAAAVNEALDRALPLRHPERLLESMRYSLLAGGKRVRPVLTLAACELVGGDEAAAVPVACAVEMVHAMSLVHDDLPCMDDDDIRRGRPTNHVAFGVSTALLAGDALLALAFEHVASGCAGSGVPAVRALRAVAELGSAVGAEGLAAGQIVDLASEGAPVGLATLEYIHVHKTARLLETAAVSGAIIGGGTGEEIESIRRYARCIGLLYQVIDDVLDVTCASEQLGKTAGKDLAADKATYPKLMGVDGARAYAAELVASAEAELDRFDADRAAPLHHLARFIAYRQN